The Lineus longissimus chromosome 2, tnLinLong1.2, whole genome shotgun sequence genome window below encodes:
- the LOC135482667 gene encoding kelch-like protein 12, whose amino-acid sequence MANQSADTTKGQSHSARYIPPPPSPITFGKKPKRRYHHGSLYLDNYTNNLGEKLSNALPGPEYCDVTLKAGHVAFKGHKIILAAYSAFLHETFLETPSEGAYLQLQLDGTSPVGLAAFVDFVYTGAFKVTERTVTDVLATARDYKVADLTSQCELYLLDEVKVNDTNFIRMFNIAKVFNLKKLAEMCEPFFTGINVHYDTYLKYIEFAKYRKSDQVFQKVFEYIIREHKRLLKAEGLLILLDNDDMNALLQVDRHEFYTDLPLVELLINWVEHRLEDRLRYMPQLFKLINLRIFDDDNLDHIAEMVLIKNDPDCLRLIEDTRSYLHTMERTAQIDGPFLLTVSPRNIELRAIKRSLSTSERNIMIMPRIPEDFREIPGNVTQRTPFVAVLDNKLFVFGLYWRGKEGSHRYHDAALSCHSYDPYRHQWRELSSLQGAQTGNKLVVSMGKIYSLAGMASISKDKLNQVEVYYPAQDTWRASTPLPYSVAGPLAAAASDGHIYVSFANAWHKQYQREFLRFNTSTATWLRRALVPPLQKYHDIGSCVGKVYMFGVCSKGPLSSGYLRADCYEPAVDQWTIVQTRRFGLFTNFQALRLKDRIYVVADYEDKKQNGPDSKKTGTFSFDPLVRDLLIERECRCFERDKGASALLFVPAKTLAQIQGSNY is encoded by the coding sequence ATGGCTAACCAGAGTGCTGATACAACGAAAGGACAATCCCACTCTGCAAGATATATTCCTCCACCACCAAGTCCGATAACGTTCGGTAAGAAGCCGAAACGGAGATACCACCATGGAAGCCTGTACTTAGATAACTACACCAACAACCTCGGTGAGAAATTAAGCAACGCTCTACCTGGGCCAGAATACTGCGATGTGACTTTAAAGGCAGGACATGTTGCATTCAAGGGCCACAAGATTATCTTAGCAGCCTACAGCGCTTTCTTGCATGAAACATTTCTGGAAACCCCTTCTGAAGGTGCCTATTTGCAGCTTCAGCTGGACGGGACAAGTCCGGTTGGTCTAGCGGCGTTCGTTGACTTCGTCTACACAGGGGCGTTTAAGGTCACTGAACGGACTGTGACGGACGTACTAGCAACTGCGAGAGATTACAAGGTAGCCGACTTGACCTCCCAATGTGAACTTTACCTCTTAGACGAAGTGAAAGTGAACGACACAAACTTCATAAGAATGTTCAATATAGCAAAGGTattcaatttgaagaaattagcCGAAATGTGTGAACCATTCTTTACTGGCATAAACGTTCACTACGACACATATTTGAAGTATATCGAGTTTGCCAAGTACCGCAAATCAGACCAAGTTTTCCAAAAGGTGTTTGAGTACATCATTAGAGAGCACAAGCGACTGCTGAAAGCTGAGGGATTGCTCATTTTACTGGACAACGATGACATGAACGCACTTCTTCAAGTTGACAGGCATGAGTTTTACACAGATCTTCCTTTAGTTGAGTTGTTGATCAACTGGGTGGAGCACAGGCTCGAAGATCGGTTACGCTACATGCCACAGCTATTCAAATTAATCAATTTAAGGATATTTGACGATGATAATTTGGATCATATAGCGGAAATGGTTTTAATCAAAAATGACCCCGATTGTCTCCGACTGATAGAGGACACTCGTAGCTACCTTCATACCATGGAACGAACTGCCCAGATAGATGGTCCCTTCCTATTGACAGTTTCTCCAAGGAATATTGAGTTGCGCGCAATCAAGCGCTCCCTGAGTACTTCGGAGCGCAATATCATGATCATGCCTCGTATTCCAGAGGACTTCAGGGAGATTCCGGGGAATGTAACACAGCGGACTCCGTTTGTTGCCGTTCTCGATAATAAGCTGTTCGTCTTTGGGCTGTATTGGCGAGGTAAGGAGGGGTCGCATCGTTACCATGATGCGGCTTTGTCATGCCATAGTTACGACCCTTATCGGCATCAGTGGAGGGAACTTTCTTCGTTACAGGGTGCTCAGACTGGCAACAAACTCGTCGTGTCTATGGGAAAGATATATTCTCTCGCTGGGATGGCCTCAATATCGAAGGATAAACTTAACCAAGTGGAAGTTTACTACCCAGCCCAGGACACATGGCGAGCCTCAACACCTCTTCCCTACTCAGTAGCTGGCCCTTTAGCTGCTGCTGCTAGTGATGGTCATATTTACGTTAGTTTTGCTAATGCTTGGCATAAGCAGTATCAGCGTGAGTTCCTCCGTTTCAATACATCAACAGCAACATGGTTGAGGAGGGCATTGGTCCCTCCGCTCCAAAAGTATCACGACATTGGATCATGCGTAGGAAAGGTCTACATGTTCGGGGTCTGTTCTAAGGGACCGCTGAGCTCTGGTTATTTGAGGGCTGATTGCTATGAGCCAGCTGTCGACCAGTGGACGATAGTTCAAACTCGTAGATTCGGCTTATTCACAAATTTTCAAGCCCTTCGCCTCAAGGATAGGATCTATGTCGTTGCTGACTATGAGGATAAAAAGCAGAACGGACCCGATTCCAAAAAGACAGGTACTTTCAGCTTCGATCCGTTGGTTAGAGATCTTCTCATAGAGAGGGAGTGCCGCTGTTTTGAGAGGGACAAAGGGGCTTCTGCCCTCTTGTTCGTACCAGCAAAGACACTTGCACAGATTCAGGGGTCTAATTATTGA